ATTTCCTTCTATCCACggtttgagaaagagatggcCAACGCTGACGCAGAAAGCTGGCCTGAGCATACGAAGATATCCTACTTACGAAATGCATTAAGTGGTAGGATAAAGGATAGGCTTGTTGGTACATCAGGGACAGAAACAAGCACATACGCAAGGTTCGCTCAGAAGTGTGTAGATCTTAGCAACGACATGGAGTTGTTCGGCCAATGGACGAAAACAACCCGTCGTTACGGTAGCCGAACTGCTGAAAATGCACCAACCTATGAACCACCAGCAAAATCGAATAATGCCACTCTCACAGCAGTTTCCCCTGAAGACATGATGGAATGGGAACCTACGCAGCCTACAACTACCCAAGTGAACGCTGTCGGCCTCCGCGGCAAGATCAACATGAATGGATATCCATCTAGGCGTCCTGAGGACCGAGAACTTATTGGAAAACGAGCAAAATGGGTCAACCAAGAGGAAATCGATGCTCGACGCCAGGAACGACGCTGTCTTCGATGCGGCCGCAACAATTGCCGAATAGCTACATGCCCGTTGGCAGCCGCTCTACGACCAACTCACGTTAGCGTCAAGACAGCAAAGAGTACTGTGGTCACCAAGGCAGctgtagaggaggaagatcCAGAAGACTCCGAAGCAGAGCAATAGGA
The sequence above is a segment of the Pyrenophora tritici-repentis strain M4 chromosome 3, whole genome shotgun sequence genome. Coding sequences within it:
- a CDS encoding Retrotrans-gag domain containing protein; amino-acid sequence: MTTNDSNQLLQSLLQRLEDMSTRMERLEASSHEPPQTPGHNTDATTDPTPTSETSNTSVPIIPKPRHSLPHPPTFGGNKSQWRGWKLEMEGKIEEDAQAIGSLKAQLRYVYMRLDGAAKTNVTTYYEIQVKEESPNPFKLLDRLELLYGERNRKEKAIQNLYSIRQKDDETFISFYPRFEKEMANADAESWPEHTKISYLRNALSGRIKDRLVGTSGTETSTYARFAQKCVDLSNDMELFGQWTKTTRRYGSRTAENAPTYEPPAKSNNATLTAVSPEDMMEWEPTQPTTTQVNAVGLRGKINMNGYPSRRPEDRELIGKRAKWVNQEEIDARRQERRCLRCGRNNCRIATCPLAAALRPTHVSVKTAKSTVVTKAAVEEEDPEDSEAEQ